A genomic stretch from Campylobacter lari subsp. concheus includes:
- a CDS encoding cysteine sulfinate desulfinase, with protein MNIETLKQDIILKKGIYYFDFTASALALKSIEKEIKKILTTYANTHSDSSLNSFITQQHYENARINLKKYLELDDRFALIACGSGSSAAIKKFQELLGLYIPPLIKEKYFKNVDKNTLPLVIVGPYEHHSNELSFREALCECVRIPLDKKGELDYAFLEKLLKKSENRQIIASFNAASNVTGILSDYKKIYTLIKQYNGIVAFDISTLAPYANLNPKFYDAVFISSHKLLGGVGSCGLLVIKKNLCGNTPSFAAGGTVGYVSRTSQQYLCEVENLEEGGTPGIIQLIRASLAFKVRNEIGLKNIEKKEKELCEYFLKQCINFPKMILYAKNITHRLPIFAFNIEGISPFDLAYKLSKTYKIETRAGCACAGPYGHDLLNLKDNQELKFKPGWLRVGFHYTHTKEDIEYFFKALKASIKALS; from the coding sequence TTGAATATTGAAACATTAAAACAAGATATTATTTTAAAAAAAGGCATATATTATTTTGACTTTACAGCTAGTGCTTTAGCATTAAAAAGTATAGAAAAAGAAATAAAAAAAATTCTTACAACTTATGCAAATACACATTCAGATAGCTCTTTAAATTCTTTCATCACACAACAACATTATGAAAATGCAAGAATAAATTTAAAAAAATACCTTGAATTAGATGATAGATTTGCTCTTATAGCTTGCGGAAGTGGATCTTCAGCTGCTATTAAAAAATTTCAAGAGCTTTTAGGTTTATATATACCCCCGCTTATTAAAGAAAAATACTTTAAAAATGTAGATAAAAACACCTTACCTTTGGTTATAGTAGGACCTTATGAGCATCATTCTAACGAACTTTCATTCAGAGAAGCTTTGTGCGAATGCGTTCGCATACCTTTAGATAAAAAAGGCGAGTTAGATTATGCTTTTTTGGAAAAATTATTAAAAAAATCTGAAAACAGACAAATCATAGCAAGCTTTAACGCTGCTTCAAATGTCACAGGAATTTTAAGTGATTATAAAAAAATCTACACTCTAATCAAACAATATAATGGCATAGTCGCCTTTGATATTTCCACCTTAGCTCCTTATGCTAATTTAAATCCTAAATTTTATGATGCAGTGTTTATCAGTTCTCATAAATTACTTGGTGGTGTAGGATCTTGTGGCTTGCTTGTTATTAAAAAAAATCTATGTGGTAATACTCCTAGTTTTGCTGCAGGTGGAACTGTAGGTTATGTTTCAAGAACTTCTCAGCAATACTTATGTGAAGTTGAAAATTTAGAAGAAGGTGGTACACCTGGAATTATTCAACTTATTAGAGCAAGTTTAGCTTTTAAAGTGCGCAATGAAATAGGTTTAAAAAATATAGAAAAAAAAGAAAAAGAGCTTTGTGAGTATTTTTTAAAACAATGTATAAATTTTCCAAAAATGATCTTATATGCAAAAAATATCACTCATAGATTGCCTATTTTTGCTTTTAATATAGAAGGAATTTCTCCTTTTGATTTAGCTTATAAACTAAGCAAAACCTATAAAATAGAAACAAGAGCAGGTTGTGCTTGCGCAGGACCTTATGGGCATGATTTGCTAAATTTAAAAGATAATCAAGAATTAAAATTTAAACCAGGTTGGCTAAGAGTAGGTTTTCATTATACACATACAAAAGAAGATATAGAGTATTTTTTTAAAGCCTTGAAAGCAAGTATCAAGGCTTTAAGTTAA
- a CDS encoding amino acid ABC transporter ATP-binding protein, with amino-acid sequence MIKIENLIKKYGDLEVLKDISVEIHKGDIIAIIGPSGGGKSTFLRCLNKLETPDSGNIYINDVNILGKKADINKIRQKVSMVFQHFNLFNNKNVLENLCLAPVQTKIMSKDEAVKKARELLKKVGLSDKENYFPHKLSGGQKQRIAIARSLMMNPDVILFDEPTSALDPEMIGEVLNIMKEVAKEGLTMLVVTHEMGFARNVANRIFFMDKGIIAVDECPKIAFENPKNERLKEFLNQVLNH; translated from the coding sequence ATGATTAAAATAGAAAATTTAATTAAAAAATACGGGGATTTAGAAGTCTTAAAAGATATTAGTGTTGAAATACATAAAGGTGATATCATTGCTATTATAGGGCCTAGTGGAGGTGGAAAAAGTACTTTTTTGCGCTGTTTAAATAAACTTGAAACACCGGATAGTGGTAATATTTATATCAATGATGTTAATATACTTGGTAAAAAAGCAGATATCAATAAAATTCGTCAAAAAGTAAGCATGGTGTTTCAACATTTTAATCTTTTTAACAATAAAAATGTTTTAGAAAATTTATGTCTAGCACCGGTACAAACAAAAATCATGAGTAAAGACGAAGCAGTAAAAAAAGCACGAGAACTACTCAAAAAAGTTGGCTTAAGTGATAAAGAAAATTATTTTCCTCACAAGCTTTCAGGTGGACAAAAACAGCGTATTGCTATAGCAAGATCATTAATGATGAATCCTGATGTGATTTTATTTGATGAACCAACTTCAGCTCTTGATCCTGAAATGATAGGTGAAGTTTTAAACATCATGAAAGAAGTGGCTAAAGAAGGCTTAACCATGCTTGTAGTTACACATGAAATGGGATTTGCAAGAAATGTAGCTAATCGAATTTTCTTTATGGATAAAGGCATTATAGCAGTAGATGAATGTCCTAAAATAGCTTTTGAAAACCCAAAAAATGAAAGATTAAAAGAATTTTTAAATCAAGTTTTAAATCATTAA
- a CDS encoding tRNA (cytidine(34)-2'-O)-methyltransferase produces MFHIVLVEPRIPQNTGSIGRMCFNAGFTLHIINPLFNIDEKAVKRAGLDYWKKLNPLLWNNLEDFLKEYEKFQDRFFFATTKTTQAYFDVNYQKGDFLFFGSESFGLPMDLMQKKWENAITIPMKDCGRSLNLATSVGIVSYEALRQNFASFEKF; encoded by the coding sequence ATGTTTCATATAGTCTTGGTTGAGCCTCGCATACCACAAAATACAGGAAGTATAGGTAGAATGTGTTTTAATGCAGGATTTACTTTACATATTATCAACCCACTTTTTAATATTGATGAAAAGGCGGTTAAAAGAGCAGGACTTGATTATTGGAAAAAATTAAATCCTTTATTATGGAATAATTTAGAAGATTTTTTAAAAGAATATGAAAAATTTCAAGATAGATTTTTCTTTGCGACAACTAAAACTACTCAAGCTTATTTTGATGTAAATTATCAAAAAGGCGATTTTTTGTTTTTTGGAAGTGAAAGTTTTGGCTTGCCCATGGATTTAATGCAAAAAAAATGGGAAAATGCCATTACTATACCGATGAAAGATTGTGGTAGAAGTTTAAATTTAGCTACAAGTGTAGGTATAGTGAGTTATGAGGCTTTGAGGCAAAATTTTGCCTCTTTTGAAAAATTTTAA
- a CDS encoding DUF234 domain-containing protein codes for MVINFSDFSKRCETLELKNIFDFYSIFDEFEFDLKLSLYDNILNVFILKAFDILFYLNLDDNALKALSVLSKNDRKRYSINKSIPHFQALGLVSKLLEKNILILEKSQEKPIVKNKRQKIKKELRSYSIQDKVIFKNQGLRFFFYFIYPNLNLITMKKYNELMGIIQENLEKYQSFTFELLCKEFLAKKLKVEQVYSFWNYYCEIDLYYKKENFCVLGEVKFKERKICKNILNTLKNKAKQLQIQPNLYVLFSKSGFSKELILNKERNLLLYTLEDFQFLIKD; via the coding sequence GTGGTTATAAATTTTAGTGATTTTTCAAAACGCTGTGAAACTTTGGAGCTTAAAAATATTTTTGATTTTTATAGTATTTTTGATGAGTTTGAATTTGATTTGAAATTAAGTTTATATGATAATATTTTAAATGTTTTTATTTTAAAAGCTTTTGATATTTTATTTTATTTAAATTTAGATGATAATGCTTTGAAGGCTTTGAGTGTTTTAAGTAAAAACGATAGAAAACGTTATTCTATCAATAAATCTATTCCGCATTTTCAAGCTCTAGGACTTGTTAGTAAACTTTTAGAAAAAAATATTTTAATTTTGGAAAAAAGTCAAGAAAAGCCTATTGTAAAAAATAAAAGACAAAAGATTAAAAAAGAATTACGTTCATATAGCATTCAAGATAAGGTTATTTTTAAAAATCAAGGATTGAGATTTTTCTTTTATTTTATATATCCTAATTTAAACTTAATTACAATGAAAAAATACAACGAGCTAATGGGGATAATCCAAGAAAATTTAGAAAAATATCAAAGCTTTACTTTTGAGCTTTTGTGCAAAGAATTTTTAGCTAAAAAGCTTAAGGTAGAGCAGGTGTATAGTTTTTGGAATTATTATTGTGAGATAGATCTTTATTATAAAAAAGAAAATTTTTGTGTTTTAGGTGAGGTTAAATTTAAAGAAAGAAAAATATGTAAAAATATTTTAAATACTTTAAAAAACAAAGCAAAACAGTTACAAATTCAACCTAATTTATATGTGCTTTTTTCAAAGAGTGGCTTTAGTAAAGAGCTTATTCTAAATAAGGAGCGTAATTTGCTTTTATATACTTTAGAAGATTTTCAATTTTTAATTAAGGATTAA
- a CDS encoding amino acid ABC transporter permease translates to MKQNTMKLFVFFAIIIFWAYFSFPIEILQVKDQNGLATGEYAYTIETKAYVHSYFTTLGLTVGGILIGIVLGFFLAFLRFLEIQSLNFIIDEYIDIIRGTPILLQLLIFSVVIFATWSDNFYVAIIALGLNSSAYVAEIVRSGIQSVDKGQMEAARAMGLNYSASMRLIIFPQAIKNILPSLMNEFISLFKETSIVGYISVMDITMQSKSLQAIYYNPKPIIFTGLVYYISVKILTLIARIIEVRLNKHD, encoded by the coding sequence TTGAAACAAAATACGATGAAACTTTTTGTATTTTTTGCCATTATTATTTTTTGGGCTTATTTCTCATTTCCTATTGAAATTTTACAAGTTAAAGATCAAAATGGTTTAGCCACAGGTGAATATGCTTATACCATAGAAACTAAAGCTTATGTTCATAGTTATTTCACAACACTTGGTTTAACAGTGGGTGGAATTTTAATAGGAATAGTGCTTGGTTTTTTTCTAGCATTTTTAAGATTTTTAGAAATCCAAAGTTTAAATTTTATTATAGATGAATACATCGATATTATACGTGGAACTCCTATTCTTTTACAACTTTTGATTTTTTCAGTAGTGATTTTTGCTACTTGGAGTGATAATTTTTATGTAGCCATTATAGCACTTGGGCTTAATAGTTCTGCTTATGTAGCTGAAATCGTAAGAAGTGGAATTCAAAGCGTAGACAAAGGACAAATGGAAGCAGCAAGAGCAATGGGGCTTAATTATTCTGCTTCTATGAGACTAATCATTTTCCCACAGGCAATTAAAAACATTTTACCTTCTTTGATGAATGAATTTATTTCTTTATTTAAAGAAACTTCAATAGTGGGTTATATTAGTGTTATGGATATTACCATGCAAAGCAAAAGCTTGCAAGCAATCTATTACAATCCTAAACCTATTATTTTTACAGGACTTGTATATTACATAAGTGTTAAAATTTTAACACTTATTGCAAGAATTATAGAAGTGAGATTAAATAAACATGATTAA
- a CDS encoding alanine/glycine:cation symporter family protein — protein MDLISQFVAFVNNQYYSILVILLIVTGFYYSYLTGFVQFRMLPYVFDILTEKQEKHEKHHITPFQALMISTASRVGIGNIAGIAVAVVLGGPGALFWMWAMAFFGGASAFAESTLAQVYKSRDGKSFKGGPAYYISKALNLKWLGAVFAVILIITYAYGFNGLQSQTMTSAFEFYYKGMVDASEVSFAQSWWPIIIGAILAVFAAYMFFGDHTKIGKVSSVIVPIMAMIYVGLSIIAMFMNFDKIPEVFSMIFKSAFDFEAIFGGFAGSALVIGIKRGLFSNEAGMGSAPNAAASALTTHPAKQGVIQAFSVLIDVIICTSSGFLVLFSLAYANNIGVDGKPILTALPLVQESMKEYYGNLGVHFTTVSIVLFAITSLIGNYYYAQANIKYLTQNPIIINLFKASAVLMIFIGANMDLKFAWDLADTTMAFMATINIISILLLGGIVKKVLKDFSEQKRQGRDPVFSASKLGIKNAECWD, from the coding sequence ATGGATTTAATATCCCAATTTGTTGCCTTTGTGAATAATCAGTATTATTCTATTTTAGTAATTTTACTTATTGTCACGGGGTTTTATTATAGTTACTTGACTGGTTTTGTGCAATTTCGAATGCTTCCTTATGTGTTTGATATCTTAACGGAAAAGCAAGAAAAGCACGAAAAACACCATATTACTCCTTTTCAAGCTTTGATGATTTCAACAGCTTCAAGAGTTGGTATAGGAAATATCGCAGGTATCGCAGTAGCAGTTGTTTTGGGTGGACCAGGTGCTTTATTTTGGATGTGGGCTATGGCGTTTTTTGGTGGCGCCTCAGCTTTTGCAGAAAGTACTTTAGCGCAAGTTTATAAAAGCCGTGATGGTAAAAGTTTTAAAGGTGGTCCTGCTTATTATATTAGTAAAGCTTTAAATTTAAAATGGCTTGGAGCTGTTTTTGCGGTAATTTTAATCATCACTTATGCTTATGGATTTAATGGTCTTCAAAGTCAGACTATGACTTCGGCATTTGAGTTTTACTATAAAGGCATGGTTGACGCTAGTGAAGTAAGCTTTGCTCAAAGTTGGTGGCCTATTATAATAGGAGCAATTTTAGCTGTTTTTGCTGCTTATATGTTTTTTGGTGATCACACTAAAATAGGTAAAGTAAGCTCAGTTATTGTTCCTATTATGGCGATGATTTATGTTGGTTTATCTATCATAGCGATGTTTATGAATTTTGATAAAATTCCTGAAGTGTTTTCTATGATTTTTAAAAGTGCTTTTGATTTTGAAGCTATTTTTGGTGGATTTGCAGGTTCTGCTTTGGTTATAGGTATAAAAAGAGGGTTATTTTCTAATGAAGCAGGCATGGGTTCAGCGCCAAATGCAGCAGCTTCAGCTCTTACAACTCACCCTGCAAAACAAGGAGTTATTCAAGCATTTTCTGTGTTAATTGATGTGATTATTTGTACAAGTTCAGGATTTTTAGTGTTATTTTCACTTGCTTATGCAAATAATATCGGCGTAGATGGCAAGCCTATTTTAACAGCGCTACCTTTGGTGCAAGAATCTATGAAAGAATATTATGGAAATTTAGGTGTACATTTTACTACTGTTAGTATAGTTTTATTTGCCATTACTTCTTTGATAGGAAATTATTATTATGCTCAAGCAAATATTAAATACCTTACTCAAAATCCTATTATTATTAATCTTTTTAAAGCAAGCGCTGTACTTATGATTTTTATTGGTGCAAATATGGATTTAAAATTTGCGTGGGATTTGGCTGATACTACTATGGCATTTATGGCTACGATTAATATTATTTCTATTTTATTACTTGGTGGTATAGTGAAAAAGGTATTAAAAGACTTTAGCGAGCAAAAAAGACAAGGTAGAGATCCAGTGTTTAGTGCTTCAAAGCTTGGTATTAAAAACGCAGAGTGTTGGGACTAA
- a CDS encoding SAM-dependent methyltransferase, which translates to MVFSEFFQNWIDKYYSQAVSVGKNGDFYTVVSVGNLFGVLLANHFLKLIDDKKLTLPVEVIEIGANEGYLMLDFIQALYTLRADVLEQIECFIIEPHEKLRCIQKKLFDEYDLDVKIYNSLEECHFKNAFFYANELFDCFACELINDKKMAYVDDDLNIVFKPMSEDLLKECEKYTITNSELCISYKPFLSKLKQTCEKLTFACFDYAKKEEKISIRMYKNHQVYNLFEENLKDFFAKSDITYNVNFDHFLQVLKEEGFEVLEYKNQNQALIDFGFEEIVEHAKTTNPLIYKNFINQSKNLMFNFGDKFKFLEFKL; encoded by the coding sequence ATAGTTTTTAGTGAATTTTTTCAAAACTGGATTGATAAATATTACTCCCAAGCTGTGAGTGTTGGCAAAAATGGAGATTTTTATACCGTAGTTAGTGTGGGAAATCTTTTTGGGGTGCTCTTAGCTAATCATTTTTTAAAACTTATAGATGATAAAAAATTAACTTTACCGGTTGAAGTTATAGAAATAGGAGCAAATGAAGGGTATTTAATGCTTGATTTCATACAAGCTTTATACACACTTAGAGCTGATGTTTTAGAACAGATTGAATGTTTTATCATAGAGCCGCATGAAAAGTTAAGATGTATTCAAAAAAAACTTTTTGATGAGTATGATTTGGATGTGAAAATTTATAATTCTTTAGAAGAATGTCATTTTAAAAATGCTTTTTTTTATGCTAATGAATTATTTGATTGCTTTGCATGTGAACTTATAAATGATAAAAAAATGGCATATGTTGATGATGATTTAAACATTGTTTTTAAGCCTATGAGTGAAGATCTTTTAAAAGAATGTGAGAAATATACTATCACTAATAGTGAGCTTTGCATTTCTTATAAACCTTTTTTATCCAAATTAAAACAAACTTGTGAAAAACTAACTTTTGCATGTTTTGATTATGCAAAAAAAGAAGAAAAAATTAGTATTAGAATGTATAAAAATCACCAAGTGTATAATCTTTTTGAAGAGAATTTAAAAGATTTTTTTGCTAAAAGTGATATTACATATAATGTAAATTTTGATCATTTTTTGCAAGTTTTAAAAGAAGAGGGCTTTGAAGTGTTAGAATATAAAAATCAAAATCAAGCCTTAATTGACTTTGGTTTTGAAGAAATTGTCGAGCACGCTAAAACTACTAACCCCCTAATTTATAAAAACTTTATCAACCAAAGTAAAAATTTGATGTTTAACTTTGGCGATAAGTTTAAGTTTTTAGAATTTAAGCTTTAA
- the glyS gene encoding glycine--tRNA ligase subunit beta — MKLLIEIGTEELPAIPLLKELPNITKKWEKILQEYHLESEFKFFYTPRRLVFIHENFKEKQDDSFVEFIGAPRSIAYKDGELTQAGLSFLEKSGLKEEELEFKEIKGKEVLYCQKQVQGLQSKVVLAQMIEAFLKSLSFGKTMRWGDGSFEFIRAIRSLCCVLNDELIEFESYGVKSAKSTFVHRNVSYDLIAFANIDEYFKTLEQNYIILDQEQRKKLIIEQLKTLEKENDITIAEDDELLAEVVAITEYPKALLGHFEKEYLEIPSEVIITSMRENQRYFAVFKNNTLSNHFIVVSNAVCKDYSKIINGNERVLRARLSDAMFFWKNDLAQGLNNDKISQMVYLEGLGTLKDKIIREQKIAAKLCGVFANTQKDEILKAIEYSKADLSTQMVYEFTDLQGIMGSYYAKAMGMSDELALAIKEQYLPNGDNSAMPSNEFSSIVALAYKFDTLMGLFSMGKIPSGTKDPYALRRAVNGVLKIILALNKNFDLKVFLETIASEYKSFDLKILLDFILERLYTFYEVNASFVKAVLSSKTYDVIYIDSCIRALIQSANKADFSQNFATFKRLANIAVLSEVQINENLFNTQEEKDLYQAFMQCKVKENNTQELLESLFALKPQIDAFFDKVMINDKDENIKNNRQALVCAIYREFLKIADIKELSV; from the coding sequence ATGAAATTGTTAATAGAAATAGGCACAGAAGAGCTTCCTGCTATTCCTTTATTGAAAGAACTTCCAAATATTACTAAAAAATGGGAAAAGATTTTACAAGAGTATCATTTAGAATCTGAATTTAAATTTTTCTATACTCCTAGAAGATTGGTTTTTATCCATGAAAATTTTAAAGAAAAACAAGATGATTCTTTTGTGGAATTTATAGGTGCGCCTAGATCGATAGCTTATAAAGATGGAGAGCTTACTCAAGCAGGACTTAGTTTTTTAGAAAAAAGTGGTTTAAAAGAAGAAGAACTTGAATTTAAAGAAATTAAAGGTAAAGAAGTTTTGTATTGTCAAAAACAAGTACAAGGCTTGCAAAGCAAGGTGGTTTTAGCTCAAATGATCGAGGCTTTTTTAAAAAGCTTGAGTTTTGGTAAAACTATGAGATGGGGCGATGGTAGCTTTGAATTTATTAGGGCTATCCGCTCGCTTTGTTGTGTTTTAAATGATGAATTGATTGAGTTTGAAAGCTATGGTGTTAAAAGTGCAAAAAGTACTTTTGTGCATAGAAATGTTAGTTATGATTTGATAGCTTTTGCAAATATTGATGAATATTTTAAAACTTTAGAGCAAAATTATATTATTTTAGATCAAGAACAAAGAAAAAAACTTATCATTGAACAGTTAAAGACACTTGAAAAAGAAAATGATATTACTATTGCAGAAGATGATGAGCTTTTAGCTGAAGTTGTAGCTATTACAGAGTATCCAAAAGCATTATTAGGGCATTTTGAAAAAGAGTATTTAGAAATCCCAAGTGAAGTAATCATTACCTCTATGAGAGAAAACCAACGTTATTTTGCTGTATTTAAAAATAATACTTTAAGTAATCATTTTATCGTAGTTTCTAATGCAGTTTGTAAAGATTATTCTAAAATCATTAATGGAAATGAAAGGGTGTTAAGAGCAAGATTAAGTGATGCGATGTTTTTTTGGAAAAATGACTTAGCACAAGGCTTAAATAATGATAAAATAAGCCAAATGGTCTATCTTGAAGGACTTGGAACCTTAAAAGATAAAATTATCAGAGAACAAAAAATCGCCGCTAAGCTTTGCGGGGTTTTTGCTAACACTCAAAAAGATGAAATTTTAAAAGCCATAGAATATTCAAAAGCTGATCTAAGTACTCAAATGGTGTATGAATTTACTGATCTTCAGGGTATTATGGGATCTTATTATGCTAAAGCTATGGGTATGAGTGATGAGCTTGCTTTGGCGATTAAAGAACAATACCTTCCAAATGGCGATAATTCAGCTATGCCAAGTAATGAATTTAGTTCTATCGTAGCTTTAGCTTATAAATTTGATACACTTATGGGGCTTTTTTCAATGGGGAAAATCCCAAGTGGTACAAAAGATCCTTATGCTTTAAGAAGAGCAGTAAATGGTGTTTTAAAAATTATTCTAGCTTTAAATAAAAATTTTGATCTTAAGGTATTTTTAGAAACAATAGCTAGTGAGTATAAAAGCTTTGATTTGAAAATTTTATTAGATTTTATCTTAGAGCGTTTATATACTTTTTACGAAGTAAATGCTTCTTTTGTTAAAGCTGTGCTTAGTTCTAAAACTTATGATGTTATTTATATTGATTCTTGTATTAGAGCTTTGATTCAAAGTGCAAATAAGGCAGATTTTAGTCAAAATTTTGCTACTTTTAAGCGTTTGGCAAATATTGCAGTGTTAAGCGAGGTTCAAATTAATGAAAATTTGTTTAACACTCAAGAGGAAAAAGATTTATATCAAGCTTTTATGCAGTGTAAAGTAAAAGAAAATAATACCCAAGAGCTTTTAGAGAGTCTTTTTGCGCTAAAACCACAAATTGATGCTTTTTTTGATAAAGTAATGATTAATGATAAAGATGAAAATATTAAAAACAATCGCCAAGCTTTGGTATGTGCAATTTATCGTGAGTTTTTAAAAATAGCCGATATTAAAGAGCTTAGTGTATGA
- a CDS encoding M23 family metallopeptidase, whose amino-acid sequence MRKILFFLCFWVFTLEAREIDLVKGQVVFLEFDKNNFLQVSSNFKKLPFFEYKNKVIVSIAMPYKNPKDRKLIAEFKDNSKEEINIKFSEGNYKKEFLKVSASKVNPPKETLDRISKEYQEAIKVYNTYTNMALFEGNFAYPLESKITSAFGKARLFNDTLKSYHSGTDFRAASGTKIYASNGGIVRIASNRYYAGNSVVIDHGYGIYSQYYHLSKLNVKAGQKVKKGELIGLSGASGRVTGPHLHFGILVNGVQVDPLDFIAKFNAL is encoded by the coding sequence ATGAGAAAAATTCTTTTTTTTCTTTGTTTTTGGGTTTTTACTTTAGAAGCTAGAGAGATTGATCTTGTAAAAGGTCAAGTAGTTTTTTTAGAATTTGATAAAAATAATTTTTTACAAGTTAGTTCAAATTTTAAAAAACTTCCTTTTTTTGAGTATAAAAATAAAGTTATTGTTAGTATAGCTATGCCTTATAAAAATCCTAAAGATAGAAAATTAATAGCTGAATTTAAAGATAATTCCAAAGAAGAAATTAATATAAAATTTAGCGAAGGAAATTACAAAAAAGAATTTTTAAAAGTTAGTGCTTCTAAGGTCAATCCACCTAAAGAAACACTTGATCGCATTAGCAAAGAATACCAAGAAGCTATTAAGGTTTATAATACCTATACTAATATGGCCTTATTTGAAGGCAATTTTGCATATCCTTTAGAAAGTAAAATTACAAGTGCTTTTGGAAAAGCAAGGTTGTTTAATGATACCCTTAAAAGTTATCATAGCGGAACTGATTTTAGAGCAGCAAGTGGGACAAAAATTTATGCTAGTAATGGTGGTATTGTAAGGATTGCTTCAAATCGTTACTATGCAGGAAATTCAGTGGTGATTGACCATGGATATGGGATTTATTCTCAGTATTATCATCTATCAAAACTTAATGTAAAAGCGGGACAAAAGGTAAAAAAAGGCGAGCTTATAGGTTTGAGTGGAGCTAGTGGTAGGGTTACAGGGCCACATTTGCATTTTGGAATTTTAGTCAATGGTGTGCAAGTTGATCCACTTGATTTTATAGCTAAATTTAATGCTTTATAA
- a CDS encoding fla regulon two-component system sensor histidine kinase FlgS encodes MDEKILKSLDSSEKEDFQKGLKFLIEQTFVVENAYNQLIKNHTELMQTMNEIIEVLPMALWVLDTNKKITLQNNLANQQPKLLEKIDLEKTHYELEFDHKFYLIKVTSHADKLIVSATDISDEKRNERLASMGTVAAHLAHEIRNPIGSISLLSSTLFERSELKNKHIVLEIQKAISRVERIVNSTLLFTKGVHVNLNEFNLKELQDECEQAIGAYNYLANIDFTFEFLDLKINADKSLLALVLQNLLYNAIDAIEESENDDGCIKVKCEQKEDRVVIKVYDNGVSIKDKKMVFEAFKTTKLKGNGLGLSLSKQIIDAHNGVLGFDENPKCFFIELKI; translated from the coding sequence GTGGATGAGAAAATTTTAAAAAGTTTAGACTCTAGTGAAAAGGAAGATTTTCAAAAAGGTTTAAAATTTTTAATAGAGCAAACTTTTGTGGTAGAAAACGCTTACAATCAATTAATAAAAAATCATACAGAGCTAATGCAAACAATGAATGAAATTATAGAAGTTTTACCAATGGCTTTATGGGTTTTAGATACTAATAAAAAGATAACACTTCAAAATAATTTAGCCAATCAACAGCCAAAACTTTTAGAAAAAATTGATCTTGAAAAAACTCACTATGAGCTTGAATTTGATCATAAATTTTATTTAATAAAAGTCACTTCTCATGCTGATAAACTTATAGTTAGTGCAACTGATATTAGTGATGAAAAAAGGAATGAAAGATTAGCCAGTATGGGTACAGTAGCAGCGCACCTAGCGCATGAAATACGCAATCCTATTGGTTCTATTTCTTTATTGAGCTCAACTTTATTTGAAAGAAGCGAGTTAAAAAATAAGCATATAGTATTAGAAATTCAAAAGGCTATTTCTAGGGTGGAGCGTATTGTAAATTCTACTTTACTTTTTACAAAAGGGGTGCATGTTAATTTAAATGAATTTAATTTAAAAGAATTACAAGATGAATGCGAACAAGCTATTGGAGCTTATAATTATCTAGCTAATATTGATTTTACATTTGAATTTTTAGATTTAAAAATCAACGCAGATAAATCTTTGCTTGCTTTGGTTTTGCAAAATTTGCTTTATAATGCCATAGATGCTATTGAAGAAAGCGAAAATGATGATGGTTGTATAAAAGTTAAATGTGAGCAAAAAGAAGATAGAGTTGTTATTAAAGTTTATGATAATGGGGTAAGTATCAAAGATAAAAAAATGGTTTTTGAGGCTTTTAAAACAACTAAGTTAAAAGGTAATGGACTAGGGCTTTCTTTGTCAAAACAAATCATTGATGCACATAATGGAGTTTTAGGTTTTGATGAAAATCCAAAATGTTTTTTTATAGAGCTTAAAATTTAA